In Candidatus Planktophila sp., a single window of DNA contains:
- a CDS encoding DMT family transporter yields the protein MSRKSWIQFGIVGVLWGIPYLLMKVAVADIPPALIVAGRTLIGATILIPIAIHKKTFIDALRGIKYVLPYAFLEMVGPWILITSAEKEISSGLAGLLVATVPIFATIFTSMRGDHSVWQPKRIFGLVVGFIGIIALVGIESITGNSNPQAIAMVILASILYAYAVLMVTSNLPGVDGVAINGLAMAITALFYMPIAIAVWPSNPVSVNAIASLIALGVFSTAIAFMLFFIIIAEIGPARGSLTTYVNTAVAVILGIIILNEPITLGIIVGLPLVLLGSYLASRKSKLVVIAEA from the coding sequence ATGTCACGTAAATCCTGGATCCAATTTGGCATAGTCGGTGTTTTATGGGGAATCCCCTATCTATTAATGAAGGTCGCAGTTGCCGATATTCCGCCAGCTTTAATTGTCGCGGGTCGAACTCTCATTGGCGCAACGATTTTAATTCCGATTGCAATTCATAAAAAAACCTTCATAGATGCACTGCGCGGAATTAAATATGTTTTGCCCTATGCATTTCTTGAAATGGTTGGACCCTGGATTCTGATCACCAGTGCCGAAAAAGAGATCTCATCGGGATTGGCCGGACTTCTCGTAGCAACTGTCCCGATTTTTGCAACGATTTTCACATCGATGCGTGGTGATCATTCGGTGTGGCAACCCAAACGCATCTTTGGTTTAGTCGTTGGATTTATCGGAATAATTGCACTCGTCGGAATCGAATCAATTACTGGAAACAGTAATCCACAAGCCATCGCAATGGTCATACTGGCATCAATTCTCTATGCCTATGCCGTATTAATGGTTACATCCAATCTACCTGGTGTTGATGGTGTTGCTATAAATGGCTTGGCCATGGCAATTACCGCTCTCTTCTACATGCCAATTGCTATTGCTGTGTGGCCAAGTAATCCAGTCTCAGTAAATGCCATTGCATCGCTCATTGCCCTTGGCGTCTTTTCCACCGCAATTGCATTCATGCTTTTCTTCATAATAATTGCCGAAATTGGTCCGGCTCGCGGCTCACTTACGACCTATGTAAATACCGCAGTAGCCGTTATCTTAGGAATCATTATTTTGAATGAGCCAATAACTCTCGGAATTATTGTTGGTCTACCACTGGTCTTGCTCGGCTCTTACTTGGCTAGTCGCAAATCCAAACTAGTGGTTATCGCCGAAGCCTAA
- the glgA gene encoding glycogen synthase, whose amino-acid sequence MNRLKIAIVTKEWPPAIYGGAGVHVVELTQAIRAVDGTTVDVHCFGGPREDAFGYSTPSEFIDANPAVQALVTDLEIASHLDGVDVVHSHTWYANMAGHIGALQYAIPHIVSAHSLEPLRPWKSEQLGGGYAISSWAEKTAFEAAAAIIAVSDGMRADVLAAYPTIDPNKVVTIRNGIDTTRFAPNHDSSVAAKFGVSGRYAIFVGRITRQKGLAHLLRAWKNVPDEYGLVLAAGSPDEAGIGNEVAELIAELQKTRTNIWWIKDMLPHAELTAMLTGAELFICPSVYEPLGIVNLEAMACETAVLASRVGGIPEVVAHKVTGELVDYNGDAMPFEKSLSESITRLMSQPELLEKYGTAGRMRTVNEFGWDEVAAATVALYRRVIA is encoded by the coding sequence ATGAACAGATTGAAAATTGCAATAGTTACTAAAGAGTGGCCCCCTGCTATTTATGGTGGTGCCGGCGTGCATGTTGTAGAGCTAACTCAAGCGATTCGCGCAGTTGATGGAACTACTGTCGACGTTCACTGTTTTGGTGGTCCACGCGAGGATGCCTTTGGTTACTCAACCCCATCAGAATTTATCGATGCAAACCCTGCCGTTCAAGCACTTGTCACCGATCTAGAGATTGCATCCCACTTAGATGGAGTTGATGTTGTGCACTCACATACGTGGTATGCAAATATGGCTGGGCATATTGGCGCTTTGCAGTACGCAATTCCTCATATTGTCAGTGCTCATTCGCTGGAACCTTTACGACCCTGGAAATCCGAACAACTAGGTGGAGGTTATGCAATCTCTTCGTGGGCGGAAAAAACTGCATTTGAAGCGGCGGCGGCAATTATTGCTGTCAGCGATGGCATGCGCGCAGATGTTCTGGCCGCTTATCCAACAATTGATCCGAACAAAGTTGTCACGATTCGAAATGGCATTGATACAACAAGATTTGCGCCTAATCACGATAGTTCAGTGGCCGCGAAATTTGGCGTGAGCGGCAGATATGCAATTTTCGTAGGTCGAATCACTCGTCAAAAGGGCTTGGCACATCTTTTGCGCGCTTGGAAGAATGTTCCAGATGAGTATGGATTGGTTTTGGCAGCGGGAAGCCCTGATGAAGCTGGAATAGGAAATGAAGTCGCTGAGCTAATTGCCGAGCTACAAAAAACGCGTACAAATATCTGGTGGATCAAAGACATGTTGCCCCATGCAGAATTAACGGCAATGTTAACCGGCGCCGAACTTTTTATCTGTCCCTCGGTTTACGAGCCACTTGGAATTGTGAACTTAGAGGCGATGGCATGTGAAACCGCTGTCCTTGCATCTCGTGTCGGTGGAATTCCTGAAGTTGTAGCACACAAAGTGACCGGTGAACTCGTTGATTATAATGGCGATGCAATGCCATTCGAAAAATCTCTCAGCGAATCAATTACTCGTTTGATGTCGCAACCAGAGCTTCTTGAAAAGTATGGGACGGCTGGACGCATGCGCACCGTGAATGAGTTTGGCTGGGATGAAGTCGCGGCCGCGACGGTCGCCCTTTACCGCCGTGTGATTGCTTAA
- the glgC gene encoding glucose-1-phosphate adenylyltransferase, with the protein MANLKLPLGIVLAGGEGKRLMPLTADRAKPAVPFGGSYRLIDFVLSNLVNANMLKIAVLTQYKSHSLDRHITTTWRMSALLSNYVTPVPAQQRLGPRWYTGSADAILQNFNLIHDEDPKHVLVFGADHVYRMDPGQMFEQHVESDAGVTVAAIRMPRSEAHEFGVIELADDGITIKAFHEKPSDPPAMPGHPDLCLVSMGNYIFKRDVMEETLLIDAQDIESRHDLGANIIPFLTKNGVAKVYDFAHNVVPGETERDKGYWRDVGSIDTYYDAHMDLVSVHPIFNLYNRDWPLLTNPPSLPPAKFSEGGAAHDSIVGAGSIISGGILHNSVVSYDVAVGRGSLIEGSVLMPSVHIGDRAIVRKAILDKNVYVEPGAQIGVDLERDRQRFTISPGGIIVVGKGIRVTA; encoded by the coding sequence ATGGCAAACCTGAAACTACCGCTAGGCATAGTCCTTGCTGGTGGTGAAGGTAAGCGTTTAATGCCACTTACCGCTGACCGAGCTAAACCTGCAGTTCCATTTGGTGGCTCTTATAGGTTAATTGACTTTGTTTTATCAAACTTAGTAAATGCTAATATGTTAAAGATTGCAGTACTAACACAGTACAAATCTCACTCACTTGATAGGCACATCACCACAACGTGGCGCATGTCGGCCTTACTTAGCAATTACGTCACTCCAGTACCAGCTCAGCAACGATTGGGTCCGCGCTGGTATACAGGAAGCGCCGATGCGATTTTACAAAACTTCAATTTAATTCACGATGAAGATCCAAAACATGTTTTAGTTTTCGGTGCAGATCACGTGTATCGAATGGATCCGGGTCAGATGTTTGAACAACATGTTGAATCTGATGCCGGAGTAACCGTTGCAGCGATCCGAATGCCACGATCAGAGGCTCATGAGTTTGGTGTTATTGAACTAGCCGACGATGGAATAACCATTAAGGCTTTCCATGAAAAGCCATCAGATCCGCCAGCCATGCCAGGACACCCAGATTTGTGCCTTGTATCAATGGGCAATTACATTTTTAAACGCGATGTCATGGAAGAAACACTTTTAATTGATGCGCAAGATATTGAGTCGCGTCATGACTTAGGTGCAAATATAATTCCATTTCTCACAAAAAACGGCGTCGCTAAAGTCTATGATTTTGCGCATAACGTAGTGCCAGGAGAAACCGAGAGAGATAAAGGTTATTGGCGCGATGTTGGTTCAATTGATACTTATTACGATGCACATATGGATCTCGTGTCAGTTCATCCAATCTTTAATCTCTATAATCGCGATTGGCCACTTCTAACAAATCCGCCGTCTTTACCACCTGCAAAATTTAGTGAAGGCGGCGCTGCGCATGATTCAATCGTTGGCGCTGGATCGATTATTTCTGGCGGAATACTGCACAATTCAGTTGTTTCCTATGATGTAGCCGTAGGGCGAGGCTCACTTATTGAAGGCTCCGTTTTGATGCCCTCAGTGCACATCGGTGATAGGGCAATAGTTCGAAAAGCAATCCTTGATAAAAATGTATATGTAGAACCAGGTGCACAAATCGGCGTTGATTTAGAACGCGATCGCCAACGTTTTACTATTAGTCCAGGTGGAATAATAGTTGTAGGT
- the era gene encoding GTPase Era, with protein sequence MSEHRSGFVAIVGRPNVGKSTLINALVGSKIAITSHHPNTTRTAIRGIVHGPDFQAVLVDTPGVHKPKTLLGHRLNAVVDQSMDSVDIVIMCIPADESSGAGDLFISAEIAKHPRAKKFAVITKTDLISKEKLAIRLAGIMALAQGFVWDEIIPVSAAIHNQIDLLNSLIGNNLPVGPAYYPAGTTSDQAIEQLICEFIREAALQDVREELPHSIMVTIDEFGEREEKGSRPFYDVHSTIHVERDTQRAILLGHQGVRLKEIGIRARADIERALEAKIFLGLHIKVSKEWQRDPKLLERLGFGDNH encoded by the coding sequence ATGAGTGAACATCGTTCGGGCTTTGTTGCCATTGTTGGCCGCCCAAACGTCGGAAAATCCACGCTTATTAACGCTTTAGTTGGTAGCAAGATTGCAATTACCTCACATCATCCCAACACGACTCGAACCGCGATTCGAGGCATCGTCCATGGCCCAGATTTTCAGGCGGTACTGGTGGATACTCCCGGAGTCCATAAGCCCAAAACGCTTTTAGGGCATCGTCTCAATGCAGTTGTTGATCAAAGTATGGACTCAGTTGATATTGTCATTATGTGTATTCCAGCCGATGAGTCATCTGGTGCCGGTGATTTATTTATCTCTGCCGAGATTGCAAAACATCCACGAGCCAAGAAGTTTGCCGTCATTACTAAAACTGATTTAATTTCTAAAGAAAAATTAGCGATTCGCCTTGCCGGGATCATGGCCCTTGCACAGGGTTTTGTGTGGGATGAAATCATTCCCGTTTCCGCTGCGATTCACAATCAAATTGATTTATTAAACTCACTTATAGGAAACAATCTTCCAGTGGGTCCAGCATATTACCCAGCGGGTACAACGAGTGATCAAGCTATCGAACAGTTAATCTGTGAATTTATCCGTGAAGCCGCTTTGCAGGATGTGCGCGAAGAACTACCCCATTCAATAATGGTGACGATTGATGAGTTTGGCGAGCGAGAAGAGAAAGGTTCGCGTCCCTTCTATGACGTTCATTCAACGATCCATGTTGAGCGAGATACACAGCGCGCCATTTTGTTAGGTCATCAAGGCGTTCGGTTAAAGGAGATAGGCATTCGCGCGCGGGCAGATATCGAACGCGCACTGGAAGCCAAGATTTTCTTAGGATTACATATTAAGGTTTCAAAAGAGTGGCAGCGCGATCCAAAGCTTCTCGAGCGTTTAGGCTTCGGCGATAACCACTAG